One window from the genome of Pelodictyon luteolum DSM 273 encodes:
- the typA gene encoding translational GTPase TypA, whose product MNRKKNIRNIAIIAHVDHGKTTLVDSIFQKTGVFRDNQQVDVRVMDSNPQERERGITIFSKNASAIYKDHKINIVDTPGHADFGGEVERILKMVDGVLLLVDAFEGPMPQTKFVLRKALELKLKPIVVINKIDRPQSDPVKVHDQVLDLFIALGADEDQLDFPYLFTSAKNGIAKYSMDDPDGNMDLLLDIIIKEIPAPADNDEGGFQMLVTSLDYNDYIGKIAIGRIYRGKVSPGSQLVVVEPEGIVGRGTVTKLFQFDRMQRVEVKEASSGDIVAIAGISDASVGLTLTAPDSPEVLESFVISKPTLSMLFSVNDSPFAGQEGKEVTSRKIRERLMKEVMTNVALNVEETESADTFRVSGRGELHLSVLIETMRREGYELAIARPQVILHKDESGAVLEPIEHVTIDIPDEYTGVIIEKMGRRKAEMTHMGTLRGGMVRLEFEIPTRGLIGYNLEFTTDTKGEGIMAHVFHEYQPFRGKLPGRETGALVVAETGVCVAYALSSLEDRGTFFVSPNTRVYAGMVVGESTRGLDITMNVCKTKKLTNMRSSGTDESLRLTPPRILSLEQALEFINDDELLEVTPQSIRIRKKILDADMRAKAVKRAKVGE is encoded by the coding sequence ATGAACAGGAAAAAGAATATCCGCAATATTGCCATCATCGCCCATGTTGACCACGGCAAAACCACCCTGGTCGATTCCATATTCCAGAAAACCGGCGTTTTCAGGGATAACCAGCAGGTCGATGTCCGTGTGATGGATTCGAACCCCCAGGAGCGTGAGCGCGGTATCACCATCTTTTCGAAGAACGCCTCCGCTATTTACAAAGACCATAAGATCAATATCGTCGATACCCCCGGCCACGCCGATTTCGGCGGCGAGGTTGAGCGCATCCTGAAGATGGTCGACGGAGTCCTTCTGCTTGTCGATGCCTTCGAGGGCCCCATGCCGCAGACCAAGTTCGTGCTGCGCAAGGCGCTTGAGCTGAAGCTGAAGCCTATCGTCGTCATCAACAAGATTGACCGCCCGCAGTCTGACCCGGTCAAGGTCCACGACCAGGTGCTCGACCTTTTCATCGCTCTCGGAGCCGATGAGGATCAGCTCGATTTTCCCTACCTGTTCACCTCCGCCAAAAACGGCATCGCCAAGTACAGCATGGATGACCCCGATGGCAACATGGATCTCTTGCTCGACATTATCATCAAGGAGATTCCTGCGCCGGCGGACAACGACGAGGGCGGGTTCCAGATGCTTGTCACCAGCCTTGATTACAATGACTATATCGGTAAAATCGCCATCGGCCGCATTTACCGCGGCAAGGTCTCTCCCGGCAGCCAGCTGGTCGTCGTCGAGCCCGAGGGCATCGTCGGCAGAGGGACGGTGACTAAGCTGTTCCAGTTCGACAGGATGCAGCGCGTGGAGGTCAAGGAGGCATCGTCGGGCGACATCGTCGCCATTGCCGGTATTTCCGATGCATCCGTCGGCCTTACCCTGACCGCTCCCGATTCCCCGGAAGTGCTCGAGTCGTTCGTGATCAGCAAGCCGACCCTTTCCATGCTCTTCTCGGTGAATGATTCGCCGTTTGCAGGCCAGGAGGGCAAAGAGGTTACCAGCCGCAAGATCCGCGAGCGCCTGATGAAGGAGGTCATGACCAACGTCGCCCTCAATGTCGAAGAGACCGAGAGCGCCGATACCTTCCGCGTGTCAGGACGGGGCGAACTCCACCTTTCCGTACTCATTGAAACCATGCGCCGCGAAGGCTATGAGCTGGCTATTGCCCGACCGCAGGTGATCCTGCACAAGGACGAGTCCGGTGCGGTGCTTGAGCCGATCGAGCACGTCACCATCGACATTCCCGATGAGTACACCGGTGTCATCATTGAAAAGATGGGTCGCAGGAAGGCGGAAATGACCCATATGGGCACGCTGCGCGGCGGCATGGTTCGTCTCGAGTTCGAGATCCCGACCCGCGGCCTCATCGGCTACAACCTTGAGTTCACCACCGATACCAAGGGCGAGGGCATCATGGCCCACGTCTTCCACGAGTACCAGCCGTTCAGGGGCAAGCTTCCCGGCCGTGAAACCGGCGCCCTGGTCGTCGCTGAAACCGGCGTCTGCGTCGCCTATGCGCTCAGCAGCCTTGAGGATCGCGGCACCTTCTTCGTCTCTCCGAACACCCGGGTGTACGCAGGCATGGTTGTCGGTGAATCCACGCGAGGTCTTGATATCACCATGAACGTCTGCAAGACCAAGAAGCTGACGAACATGCGTTCTTCGGGTACTGACGAATCGCTGCGGCTCACTCCGCCAAGGATTCTTTCCCTTGAGCAGGCCCTTGAGTTCATCAACGACGATGAGCTCCTCGAGGTGACCCCCCAGAGCATCAGGATCCGCAAGAAGATTCTCGATGCTGACATGAGGGCCAAGGCCGTCAAGCGCGCCAAAGTGGGGGAGTAA
- a CDS encoding cytochrome C assembly family protein yields the protein MNNIILDNTPLFILTQVVSMLYIVTTILYGAHFFKDSQSAKKYKQPALVLTVLTHLVYLGLLTSIAGYRIGYSTFNIMTMVALTLTTTYFFIEFTTKSDKTGFFVIAFATGAELISSIMTAQTSSTSPSFTGIGMGVHLIAAIFGFSAIAIAGLYSFLYLLLFRQIQRNRFELLFQRLPNLEVLERLIMHAVAFGFIFLSVTLFAGMVEQNATGGVINISDPKLVTLGLIWLIYGTSIFIRPLLGWDIKHMAYLLIFLFVFITLLITLMAVFSPTFHSISL from the coding sequence ATGAATAATATAATCCTCGACAACACCCCGCTTTTCATCCTGACGCAGGTCGTCTCGATGCTCTATATCGTCACCACCATCCTCTACGGCGCCCACTTTTTCAAAGATTCGCAGTCCGCAAAGAAATACAAACAGCCGGCCCTGGTGCTCACCGTGCTCACGCACCTCGTCTACCTCGGCCTGTTGACCTCGATAGCCGGATACCGGATCGGCTACTCTACATTCAACATCATGACCATGGTGGCCCTCACCCTGACCACCACCTATTTCTTCATAGAATTCACCACAAAAAGCGACAAAACCGGCTTTTTCGTCATCGCCTTCGCAACAGGTGCAGAGTTGATCTCATCCATCATGACTGCCCAGACGTCATCCACAAGCCCCAGTTTCACAGGCATCGGTATGGGAGTCCACCTCATCGCAGCCATTTTCGGATTCAGCGCCATCGCCATCGCAGGGCTCTACAGCTTCCTTTACCTGCTGCTCTTCCGCCAGATCCAGCGAAACCGTTTTGAGCTGCTGTTCCAGCGCCTTCCGAACCTCGAGGTGCTCGAACGCCTCATCATGCACGCGGTCGCATTCGGGTTCATTTTCCTCTCCGTCACACTGTTTGCAGGCATGGTGGAGCAGAACGCTACGGGCGGTGTCATCAACATTTCAGACCCGAAACTCGTCACGCTCGGCCTCATATGGCTCATCTACGGCACCAGCATATTCATCCGCCCGCTGCTCGGATGGGATATCAAGCATATGGCATACCTCCTCATTTTCCTCTTCGTTTTCATCACGCTGCTCATCACGCTGATGGCCGTATTTTCACCGACCTTCCACAGCATCTCCTTATAA
- the hemA gene encoding glutamyl-tRNA reductase, translating into MNIISVGVNHKTAPIEIRERISLSEVQNKEFITGLISGGLAHEAMVLSTCNRTELYVVPAMHEVTGEYLKDYIISFRDARKDVRPEHFFSRFYCGTARHLFEVSSAIDSLILGEGQILGQVKEAYRIAAEVQAAGILITRLCHTAFSVAKKVKTKTKIMEGAVSVSYAAVELAQKIFSNLSMKKILLVGAGETGELAAKHMFAKNARNIVITNRTQSKAEALAEELGTNRVLPFESYKEHLHEFDIIITAVSTKDYIITEADMHGAMQKRRLKPVIILDLGLPRNADPEIGKLQNMFLKDIDALKHIIDKNLERRSLELPKVHSIIDEELVAFGQWINTLKVRPTIVDLQSKFIEIKEKELERYRYKVSEEELRRMEHLTDRIMKKILHHPIKMLKAPISTSDNMPSRVDLVRNVFDLEEPNQSH; encoded by the coding sequence ATGAACATCATTTCAGTTGGTGTCAATCATAAAACTGCACCTATTGAAATCCGGGAAAGAATCTCTCTTTCAGAAGTTCAGAACAAGGAGTTCATCACCGGCCTCATTTCCGGAGGGCTGGCACACGAAGCGATGGTGCTCTCGACCTGCAACCGCACTGAGCTCTATGTCGTACCCGCCATGCACGAAGTCACCGGCGAGTATCTCAAGGACTATATCATCTCGTTCCGTGACGCCCGCAAGGATGTCCGCCCCGAACACTTTTTCAGCCGCTTCTACTGCGGTACCGCACGCCATCTTTTTGAAGTCTCCAGCGCAATTGATTCCCTGATCCTCGGAGAGGGACAGATCCTCGGCCAGGTCAAAGAGGCCTACCGGATCGCTGCCGAAGTACAGGCGGCCGGCATCCTCATCACCCGCCTCTGCCATACGGCATTCAGCGTCGCCAAGAAGGTCAAGACAAAGACCAAGATCATGGAGGGCGCCGTTTCAGTCAGCTACGCCGCCGTCGAACTGGCACAGAAGATCTTCTCGAACCTCTCCATGAAGAAGATCCTCCTTGTCGGCGCAGGTGAAACCGGCGAACTGGCGGCCAAGCATATGTTCGCAAAGAACGCGCGCAACATCGTCATCACCAACCGGACCCAGTCGAAAGCCGAAGCACTTGCAGAAGAACTCGGAACCAACCGGGTCCTTCCGTTTGAAAGCTACAAGGAGCATCTGCACGAGTTCGACATCATCATCACCGCAGTCAGCACCAAAGACTACATCATCACCGAGGCCGACATGCACGGGGCCATGCAGAAGCGCCGCCTGAAGCCGGTCATCATCCTCGACCTCGGCCTGCCTCGCAACGCCGACCCGGAAATAGGCAAGCTCCAGAACATGTTCCTGAAGGACATCGACGCACTCAAGCACATCATCGACAAGAACCTTGAGCGCCGCAGCCTTGAGCTCCCGAAAGTCCACTCCATCATCGACGAGGAACTTGTCGCATTCGGCCAGTGGATCAACACCCTGAAGGTACGGCCGACCATCGTCGACCTCCAGTCGAAGTTCATTGAAATCAAGGAGAAGGAACTTGAGCGCTACCGCTACAAAGTCTCCGAAGAAGAGCTCCGCAGAATGGAGCACCTGACCGACAGGATCATGAAAAAGATCCTGCACCACCCCATCAAAATGCTCAAGGCGCCCATCAGCACCTCTGACAACATGCCGAGCCGGGTTGATCTGGTCCGCAACGTTTTTGATCTTGAAGAGCCCAACCAGTCCCACTAA